In Stomoxys calcitrans chromosome 2, idStoCalc2.1, whole genome shotgun sequence, the following proteins share a genomic window:
- the LOC106090992 gene encoding uncharacterized protein LOC106090992: MNSNITTLCDVRDESAVNGSCEYKITSTIIGKADSKQLQTCQCYLKHKYEAVNDAGGRLHLLQQQGRAKEKEQVREEKDPCPYSNYIKQRQQHCCQLHSTFLRKNTKTSSNYCSLTPTSPPSAPPPPPPPPTLLSKHGIESASTSALSKRTFCTHADTYAAVPYKIILDNSNTCIFTISNKETTLTVDKTTSSRSLSRMTTTLTTNSEVVDATAEKLGVRKHHFKRKYVNRERVQQNANDCHHRDVKRFDWPKYSPHYITIWPWNILSIFHIKNDKFFHMFFILLITLAQYLGSTQGLLAAKSPAYGLDLASPIDSDITSDLSMQNYNSGSSSNSSNNNNNNISGSGVIGARSSSNSIKNNNNYSLTKTSLLSLEHEAESLGGIVGEKFPSSKSKSLSISSAGSGAYLDKLDNLERSLAAVLIKVAYGTTSTTKRSIPDNTFASSLTTIATPLLTTQRYHEKSRTPQLNVHHRNYELDLERDHALPTTAPNADILKSNSNPTYPNPNRHHNNDRDRHRHVINSTPLPSLPEVLKKSNGHTPTIPMFSGADIPSYSPPARSFFTPPLPPEYQHPFADKPTLRGTNNEGGIVPNTGSYINRRPIPPPSLMPGHERIPFRPPDLAGAPNGNVPQTNVANTAPHIPSSGSISTSVNPLASSNGRHVTDSDIKKISNNSTKVVNVESPPPDVKSENVLNTDIVQNPSSGSMFLDTSDNFRNSYNSKVRKEVLPSIRRILSGSNGRKGDIPEVLLKQVTTRPNYHQPPSSPVVINTYLNQNGETIAAPDPGIDSKQNINKIKNMKEIEGVDVAGDGEPQQTEITTKSVTGHMYAANSSTSTPSAAAIGGIKTNTVIVPTSRTVSTSNSNYSSSSTPTHRGGDDTSSTSSSTLAAASGLATSSLAWNIHVYLSVILFTILAVYSLYKMVTYNKLTHLFSQSYFLCIHIILITICSIRTFYLCYDAYNIHSSFHIFISEILLNLPATFLTISFAVLILFLSLKSLNHKNRYSALIRPLTVVVGCGVHVMLCITLHYVESYTLQNHQQQQKLLMKRQQQQLQSYVHHNFAQNQYSYLESMAFNSPLSAAAAGQTGNYHTLAAAGVAPLPPNPPRVLSLICQIIYIFVCFSLGLLYLYLYRILKRVLRNKSQNYIHGYQNLSYAIHITIATALLFVLLAALQIFGAISISSTRPMITQITAEIDWFQWGYQFSLRLIEIAIITLISWVTGLKTNTGSNTVNINLTNNEARIVGHVNDTNTMYNTNASMNPRRLKQNVHYSQYSHPNVTNFFLPYTSSSSQEQFDMDYPARI, translated from the coding sequence ATGAATTCAAATATCACTACGCTGTGCGATGTTCGTGATGAGAGCGCTGTAAATGGAAGCTGCGAGTACAAAATAACATCTACCATTATTGGGAAGGCAGACAGCAAACAACTCCAAACGTGTCAATGTTACTTAAAGCATAAATATGAGGCAGTAAATGATGCAGGAGGTCGACTACATCTGTTGCAGCAGCAGGGTCGAGCAAAGGAGAAAGAACAAGTGAGGGAGGAAAAAGATCCTTGCCCATATAGTAATTATATTAAGCAACGACAACAACATTGTTGTCAGTTACACAGCACATTTTTAAGGAAGAAtacaaaaacaagctcaaactACTGCTCACTAACACCAACTTCACCACCATCagcaccgccaccaccaccaccaccaccaacattaCTTAGCAAACATGGCATAGAATCTGCATCAACGTCTGCATTATCTAAGAGAACATTTTGCACTCACGCAGACACTTATGCTGCTGTAccatataaaataatattagaCAATTCGAATACATGTATATTTACAATATCAAATAAGGAAACTACATTAACTGTCGATAAAACTACATCATCTAGATCTTTGAGCAGGATGACAACAACATTAACAACAAACAGCGAAGTGGTGGATGCAACAGCAGAGAAATTAGGTGTTAGGAAACATCACTTTAAGAGAAAATACGTGAACAGGGAAAGAGTGCAGCAAAATGCCAACGACTGTCACCATAGAGACGTCAAACGATTTGACTGGCCCAAATACTCGCCTCATTACATTACAATATGGCCATGGAATATTTTGTCTATTTTCCATATCAAAaacgacaaattttttcatatgttTTTCATACTTCTCATAACATTAGCACAATATTTGGGCAGCACACAAGGTCTATTGGCGGCAAAATCACCAGCTTATGGTCTAGATTTAGCGTCTCCCATAGATTCCGATATAACTAGCGACTTATCAATGCAAAATTATAATAGTGGCAGCAGTTCCAACtcatccaacaacaacaacaacaacatcagtgGAAGCGGCGTCATTGGCGCCCGCAGCAGCTCAAATAGCATtaagaataataataattatagtTTAACAAAAACCTCCCTATTGTCTTTAGAGCACGAAGCAGAAAGTTTGGGTGGCATCGTCGGTGAGAAATTCCCCTCCTCCAAAAGCAAAAGCTTGAGCATATCATCTGCTGGAAGTGGTGCCTATCTGGACAAGTTGGATAATTTAGAGCGTAGTTTGGCGGCTGTTTTAATTAAAGTTGCCTATGGCACAACCTCGACTACGAAACGCAGTATTCCCGATAACACATTTGCCTCAAGTCTGACCACGATTGCCACGCCTCTCCTGACTACTCAACGATATCATGAGAAATCTCGAACGCCTCAATTAAATGTCCATCATCGCAATTATGAATTGGATTTGGAGAGAGATCATGCCCTGCCAACGACTGCGCCAAACGCTGATATTTTGAAAAGTAACAGCAATCCCACATATCCGAATCCCAATCGACATCATAATAATGATCGTGATAGGCATAGACATGTGATAAACTCAACACCGCTGCCATCATTGCCTGAAGTATTGAAAAAGTCTAATGGCCATACACCAACTATACCCATGTTTTCCGGAGCGGATATACCCTCCTACTCACCACCAGCCCGTTCATTTTTCACCCCTCCACTGCCGCCAGAGTATCAACATCCATTTGCCGACAAGCCCACATTAAGGGGCACCAACAATGAAGGAGGTATTGTCCCGAACACAGGCAGCTATATTAATCGCCGTCCCATACCACCGCCAAGTTTAATGCCTGGTCATGAAAGAATACCCTTTAGACCACCAGATTTGGCCGGAGCACCGAACGGTAATGTACCCCAGACAAATGTGGCCAATACTGCCCCTCATATACCATCATCGGGTAGTATATCGACCTCAGTCAATCCGCTGGCTTCGTCGAATGGCCGTCATGTTACAGATAGTGATATTAAGAAAATCTCGAATAACTCCACTAAAGTGGTAAATGTTGAATCTCCTCCTCCGGATGTAAAATCGGAGAATGTTTTAAATACCGATATTGTTCAAAACCCTTCATCGGGTAGCATGTTCTTGGATACTTCGGACAATTTCCGCAATTCGTATAACTCGAAAGTTCGTAAAGAGGTATTGCCAAGCATAAGACGAATTTTGAGCGGCTCAAATGGTCGCAAAGGTGATATTCCCGAAGTTCTATTGAAACAAGTGACAACGCGGCCAAATTATCACCAGCCACCGTCTTCACCTGTTGTCATTAATACATATTTAAATCAGAATGGTGAAACCATTGCAGCTCCCGACCCTGGAATTGATAGCAAGCagaatattaataaaattaagaATATGAAGGAGATTGAGGGGGTGGATGTTGCTGGTGATGGCGAGCCGCAACAAACTGAAATTACTACGAAATCAGTAACGGGTCATATGTATGCCGCTAACAGCTCAACTTCAACTCCTTCAGCAGCTGCCATAGGAGGCATTAAGACAAACACCGTAATAGTGCCAACTTCCAGAACCGTCTCAACTAGCAATTCAAACTATTCCTCATCTTCGACGCCCACTCACCGCGGTGGTGATGACACATCATCCACTTCCTCCTCGACATTGGCTGCCGCTTCTGGGCTGGCAACCTCATCCCTGGCTTGGAATATACATGTTTACCTATCTGTTATACTCTTCACCATATTGGCCGTGTATTCGCTGTACAAAATGGTTACCTACAATAAGCTCACCCATCTGTTTTCCCAATCATACTTCCTTTGCATCCACATTATATTGATTACCATCTGTTCCATACGTACCTTCTATTTATGCTACGACGCTTATAATATTCATTCCAGTTTTCACATATTCATTTCGGAGATTTTACTCAACCTACCAGCCACATTCCTGACCATATCCTTTGCCGTTCTAATACTGTTTCTGTCGCTTAAATCGTTGAATCACAAAAATCGTTATTCAGCTTTGATACGCCCCTTGACAGTGGTGGTTGGCTGCGGTGTGCACGTCATGTTATGCATCACTTTGCATTACGTGGAATCGTATACCTTGCAaaatcaccaacaacaacagaagCTGTTAATGAAacggcaacagcagcagctacaGTCATATGTCCATCATAATTTCGCTCAAAATCAATACTCTTACTTGGAAAGCATGGCGTTCAATTCGCCACTGTCGGCTGCAGCGGCTGGACAAACAGGGAACTATCATACCTTGGCAGCAGCAGGTGTGGCGCCATTGCCTCCAAATCCTCCCAGGGTACTGTCGCTTATTTGCCAAATAATCtacatttttgtttgctttagtTTAGGCCTTCTCTATCTCTATCTGTATCGTATTCTTAAGCGCGTCTTGCGAAACAAATCCCAGAACTATATACATGGCTATCAAAATTTGTCCTATGCTATACACATAACCATAGCCACGGCATTATTGTTTGTCCTCTTGGCAGCTTTGCAAATTTTCGGTGCCATCAGTATATCCTCGACGAGGCCAATGATAACGCAGATAACTGCCGAAATAGACTGGTTTCAATGGGGCTATCAATTTTCATTGCGTTTAATTGAAATCGCCATTATAACATTGATCTCTTGGGTGACGGGCCTTAAAACCAACACCGGCTCGAATACTGTCAACATCAACTTGACCAATAATGAGGCACGCATTGTGGGCCATGTCAACGATACAAATACCATGTACAATACAAATGCCAGTATGAATCCAAGACGTTTAAAACAAAATGTCCACTACAGCCAATATAGCCATCCCAATGTGACCAATTTCTTCTTGCCTTATACCTCAAGTTCTAGTCAAGAACAATTTGACATGGATTATCCGGCACGCATATAA